In Leptolyngbya sp. O-77, the genomic window CTACCAGATCGATTTCGATGTCGAAGTGGCCGGAGTTGCAGATGATTGCCCCGTCCTTCATGCGGTCGAAGTGTTCGCCGCGAATGACGTGCTTGTTGCCCGTCACGGTGATGAACAGGTCGCCCTGGGGAGCGGCGATCGCCATCGGCACGACGCGGAAGCCATCCATCACGGCTTCTAGCGCTTTAATCGGGTCGATTTCGGTGACAATCACATTTGCGCCCATGCCGCGTGCCCGCAGCGCTGTACCCTTGCCACACCAGCCGTAGCCCGCGACGACGACCGTCTTGCCCGCCAGCAGAATATTCGTGGCGCGGATGATGCCGTCCAGGGTAGATTGACCGGTGCCGTAGCGGTTGTCAAAGAAATGCTTGGTGTCGGCATCGTTGACATTCATCGCTGGGAAGGTCAATACGCCATCGCGCAGCATCGCTTGCAGGCGCACGATTCCCGTAGTGGTTTCTTCCGTCGTGCCGATCAGGTCGGAGATTTGCTCCTGACGCTCCTGAATCAGCGTGGCCACTACATCGCTGCCGTCGTCGATGATCAGGTTTGGGCGGTGATCCAGCGCAGTCTGCACATGGCGATGGTAGGTGGCGTTGTCTTCGCCCTTGATAGCAAAAACGGGAATGCCGTAGTCGGCGACTAGACTGGCAGCCACGTCATCCTGCGTAGACAGCGGGTTGCTGGCGATGAGCAGGGCATCGGCTCCGGCGTTTTTGAGGGCGATCGCCAGATGAGCCGTTTCCGTAGTGACATGGCAGCAGGCGACGAGACGAATCCCCGCCAGCGGCTTTTCCGCTGCAAAGCGGTCTTGAATCTGGCGCAGCACGGGCATTTCCCGTCCGGCCCACTCAATGCGCTGTTTCCCCAGGCTGGCTAGGGACAGATCTTTGACTTCGTGTTTTACCTGAGTTGTCGTGGTCATTGAGGTTCGAGGTTGAGGGTTTGCATGTAGAAATTTATGCCAGGACGATCTTAACGCTCTTGACCCCGAACACCTAAAAAGTTGGCGTGGAAGTTGGAGCAGAAGAGGCTTGCGCGGGTGGAAAAGCCTTAAAAACTACTGTCGGGAATCCGTATTTTTGTCCTTGTATCAAGTAGATACGCTATACGGCATAGTGAAAATAGATGGGTAAGCGCAGACAGGCTGCTAGCTTTGGTTTGCGTTTTACTGCCGTTTTCGAGCAGCTTAGCCTGGAGGATGATCGCAGATACGAGCAACGTTAATTGGTTTACGTAGCTTTAATAACTTTCTCTTATGAAAGTTTCGGATATGATGATACTTAAGGACAGCGTGTTCAATCGCTCTTTCCCATTAAGCTGGGTAAGCTTCAGATCAGCGCTCTGGTTTTCCTGAAGTTGCAGGAAATTCGGGGGCTTCTCCGTTTCCCAGCGCCAGCCCAAACCCGGACTAGGGTTCTGTAGCTTCAAGGCTGCAACTCCAGAGATGTTGAGGGTTTTAGGCTGTTTGTCGAGTTCTAAATGATTCATTTATGGAACCTGGTAGTCGAAACGACACCTCTCCTGAACCTCCGCTTTACCGCGCTGCTGAGATTGCAGGCACCTTCATTGCCGTGTTGACGCTGGTTGTTCCTGTGGCGGCGATCGCCTATTTTTCAACCCCGATCACGCCCTCCTCATTGCCGACTCGAACCATCCGAGCGCCTGCGGTCGCAGCACCTGCGGTCACTGAGTCATCAATTTGGAATCGTCACCATCCTTTGCAGCCCAAGTGATTGACCGACCAGGGATGGGGGTGCTACTGCTGGATGAGCCAGCAGGCAGAGGGAAAAATCAGGTATTCCAAGAAAAAGAGCTTCCAGATGAACTGATAGAATCGAGCGATCGCCCTGCGGTCGTCCAAGTTGACCTGTCGCTGCTGCCACCAGAGGGCCGCCAGCGCCAGTCCGTGCGTCGCCACCAGCCAGCCCGTAGAGGCGCGAGACAGAGCGGGTGCAGCCACAATGATGCCCCCATAGCAAGCGCTGATCAGTCCCAGCACGATGCGAAACACGGGGCGCTTGCCCAGGCTGAGGGCAAAAGTGCGGATGTGGTAGCGGCGATCGCCCTCCAGGTCGGGAATGTCTTTGCAGAGGGCGATCGCCCCCGTGAAGCCAAGAATGAACAGCGTCAGTGCCCAAACTTCTGCCGGGATGTCGCTGGGCAGCCCCAGCACATTGCTAAAGTGCAGAAACAGCCCCAGGTTTACAATTGCGCCGCGCACCGTGAAGATACACAGCGAGGCCCACACGGGAAACCGCTTCAGACGGATGGGCGGCAATGAGTAGGCTGTGCCAATCAGCAGGCTAAGTCCGACCGTCGCCAGCAGCCATGGCCCACCCCCCGCCGCCAGCATCAACGCCAGCAGCCCACAAGTTGCCACAATTGCCCAGCCCTGCTGCCGCGAAAACTCGCCCGATGCCAGCGGCAGGTGCGGCTTGTTGATTCGGTCAATATCCACATCCTCAAGCTGGTTTAGCCCGACGATGTAGACATTACCGCAGAGACAGGCGAAGAGGGCAATTCCCATGAGGATCGCTTCGCGAATCGCCACGGCTTCCCACGAGACACTGAACGGTTGGGCAACCTGAGAGCGGGCGATCGCAAAAATTCCTGCCACGCTGAGCGTTGTCCCGATAATCGTATGGGGTCGAGAAAATTTCCAAAAAGCGTAGAGCGCAGTAGATGCGGTAGAAGCTGACTTGGGCGAACGATCATCCATTAGAAATTCATTAAGCGTGTATAGGTATAGCAGGTGCAACATCTGGTGAAACATCTGATGCAACTTCTAGCGCAACATCCGGTGCAACGGATCATGCAATCATGCAAAACATTCAACTCCCGCCTCTACCGTGCCGATCCTCGGTCAGCGGATCAGTGGAAATACGGGAAATCCTGTCAGGACTTAGGATAGTTCACCTGTTGGGCGATCGCACGTTCCCTGCCCAAAAGTCCCGTGGCCAGTCCGAAAAACTGACCCGCTTTTTCCCGACTCGCAAATTTGCTGCATAACCTGGGAATCAAGGGGTTAGGGTTCACAAAGACGAAGCCAAGTCAGGACTGACCCGCTCGAAGCCGCCGAGCCTGAATCCCTCAGCCCTCTTACTCTCAACTCGCGCTCTCACCGCCATCCATGTCTACCTACGCCCAGCACGCCGGCCAGCACCTCGCGCAACTGCTCCAGTCGCGCACCGTTCCTCAGCTTGAGCAAGCCCTCCAGCCCAAGCCCCAGGAGCCGCCGCCCCAGTTTCCTGGCGGGTCGCGGATTACGCCTGCTGCCGTCGATCGCCGCTGGAAGGCCCTGGGCGCAGCGGAGAACCTGCAAGCTGCCCTGCTCGATCCGCAAACGGCTGAGCAGATGGAGGCTTACCGCAACAACATTGAGAACTTCATCGGGCACGGTCAAGGTTCCTGTCGGTATTGCCGGGCCGCTGCGGGGTGAATGGTCTGTTTGCCCAGGGCGATTACTACGTGCCCTTGGCAACGACGGAAGCAGCGCTGGTTGCCTCCCTATAGCCGGGGGGCACACCTGCTAACGGCGGGCGGGGCGGCTGCACCACACTGCTGCTGAATGAGGGTCTGAGTCGCGCTCCAGGCTTTGCCTTTGCCAATTTGATCGATGCAGGCAAGTTTGTCATGTGGGCGATCGCCCAGCAAGACACCTTCCGCCAGGTCGTCGAAGCCACCACGCGCCACGGCAAGCTGATCGACCTGCGGGTGACTGTCGAGGGCAACCACGTCTACCTCGACTTCCAGTTCACCACGGGCGATGCCTCCGGGCAAAACATGGTAACCATCGCCACCCAGGCCATTTATGACTACATTCAGCAGCACGCGCCAATCCAGCCGCAGTATGCCTTCGTAGAAGCCAACCTGTCGGGCGACAAGAAAGCCAGCGCCCAGTCGTTTCTGTCGGTGCGCGGCAAGAAAGTCACCGCTGAGGCCACCCTGCCCGCCGATCTGGTCGCAAAATGCCTGCACGCCACACCCACCCAAATGGTGGACTATTGGCGGATGTCGGCCCTGGCGGGCACGCTGACGGGCACTATCGGCGTGCAGGGCCACTACGCCAACGGCCTCGCCGCCCTCTATCTCGCCTGCGGGCAGGATGTCGCCTGCGTCGCCGAGTCTGCTGTGGGGGTTACTCGCTTTGAAGTCACGCCCGACGGTTCTCTATATGCCGCTGTGACCCTGCCGAATCTCGTGGTGGGCACAGTCGGCGGCGGCACGGGACTGCCCAGCCAGCAGGCGTGTCTAACCCTGCTGGGACTGGCTGGTAGTGGTCACGCCCGCGCCTTTGCCGAAGTTTGCGCCGGACTGCTGCTGGCAGGCGAACTTTCGATCATCGGCGCACTGACCTCCGGTGAGTTTACCCGTGCCCATGAACGGCGGGCCCGGCGCAAGGGAACCGGAGAGGGAAAGCAGCAGTGAAGGAATGGGGCGGTTTGTACGTTCCTCGATACGCCACTCATGCCCAACCCTCACTCTCCCCAAACATGCACCACCAACTCCCGCGTATGACTGTGGCGGCGGTGTTCCCAGATGTAGATGCCCTGCCAGGTTCCCAACAGTAAGCGACCATTGCCGACCGGGATTTGCTCGGAGGTATGGGTTAGCACGGTGCGGATGTGGGCGGGCATGTCGTCCGGCCCTTCGGCGCTGTGAATGTATTGATAGCCTTCAGGAACCAGTTTTGACAGAAAGGTTTCTAGATCCCGCAACACGTCGGGATCAGCATTTTCCTGAATGATTAGGCTGGCAGAAGTGTGGCGCAGGAACAGATTGCACAGTCCGGTGCGAATGCCCGACTCGGCGACGATCTGCGCCACCTGAGCCGTGACTTTTTGCAGCGTTTTGCCTTGGGTGGAGATGCGGAGAATTTGCTGGTGCTGCATGGTCGAGGCGGAGTTCTGTTGAAAAAGAGTTAGGAATCAGGAATTGGCGTGGAATTTGCGGGATTGCCAGACGTAGAGCCGCCAGATCAGCCGACACAGGGCGTAGAAGGCAACAGTGAGCAAGACCACGCCCAGCGCCAGGAAAACGAATTGCAGCAGGGCACTGAGAAAGACGGCGGCGACGAGGGCGATCGCCATCAGGTTCACCACCCAGTCGAACGGGGTGCGGCGATGGGGGGCGATCGCCTCTGGGCAAAACGGCTGGGGATACAGCACCTCCGACCCCTCAGCAGACAGGTCTGAGCAGGGCAGCGGCTTGGCGAAGGTGGAATGGACGACATTCATGAATCGTCAAAAATTCGTCAGAAGCAACGCGAACCATTTTGACCCAAAGTGGGAAGACTGAGCAGTGTTTGCAGTGACACAAATGAGGGCTGACCGGGACTGACGTTGTTGAATGATTTCTCGCAGATGCAGTATAAAAATTTTCCTCTGATTCGAGTGAATCAGCCTTATAAACAGGAGGACTTTCGAGCTGCATCCCTCTGCCCGACGTTTCCCCTCGCGCCCTTGATCATGACCTCAGTATCGATGCCCACCTATCCCCAAGTCTTCATTCAGGATCAGCATGACGCTGGCACTGCTAGATTATGAATCAGGTTCGATTCGCCTCAGCGGACAGCATGAGGAAATGCTCGTCGTTCGCGATGGCGGCGTTGTCGAGCGCATTGACACGATAGATCTAGGATTCCCGGTGGGGCTAGTGTCGGAGATTACGGATTTTGTGAACCAGACCGAAGTAAAACTCAACCCAGGCGATGGTGTGGTGCTGTACACAGACGGCATCACCGAAGCCGCAGATCTAGATCGAAACCTGTACGGACTGGAGCGGCTGTGTCAGGTGGTGAGCCAAAACTGGCATCTTCCTGCGGATATGATTCGTCAGCGAGTCATTAGGACGTTGGAGCATGGCATTGAATCAGGACAAGGGCAATTCGCGAAGCGATCCCTCCGGCGATCGCCCCATGATGCGCCGCTGTTTGGAGCTAGCCCAGCGGGCCCGTGGCAAAACCGCCCCAAACCCGATGGTGGGTGCGGTGGTGGTCAAAGACGGGCAAATCGTGGGCGAAGGCTTTCATCCGCAGGCAGGGCAGCCCCACGCCGAAGTATTCGCGCTGCGAGAAGCGGGCGATCGCGCTGCGGGGGCGACGGTTTACGTCAACCTGGAGCCGTGTAGCCACTTTGGCCGCACGCCGCCCTGTGCCGATGCGCTGATTGCGGCGGGCGTGGCGCGGGTGGTGGTGGGCATGGTCGATCCCAATCCCCAGGTGGCAGGGCGCGGGCTGGAAAAACTGCGGGCGGCGGGCATTGCCGTCACGGTGGGCGTGGAGGAAGCTGCTTGCCAAGCACTCAACGAACCGTTTATCTATCGCGTCACGCACCAAACACCGCTGGGCATTTTGAAATATGCCATGACGCTGGACGGCAAAATTGCCACGACGACGGGCCATAGCGCCTGGGTTACATCGCCCGCCTCGCGCCAGGTAGTGCATGAGCTACGGGCTGGGTGCGATGCAGTGGTCATAGGCGGCAATACGGTGCGGCGTGATAATCCGCTGCTGACCAGCCACGGGCAGGGCCACAATCCCCTGCGCGTGGTCATGAGTCGTCGGCTAGATCTGCCCGCTGACGCGAAGCTCTGGCAGACCGCCGAAACGCCCACCGTCGTTTTCACGGAAACGGGCGCAAATCCCGACGTTCGGCAGCACTTGCAAAAACTTGGCGTGGAGGTAGTGGAGCAACCGGATTTAACGCCCGCAGCGGTTATGGCGGATTTGTATCATCGGGGCGCAATGGCTGTGCTGTGGGAATGCGGCGGCACACTGGCGGCAAAGGCGATCGCCGATGGGTCTATCCAAAAAGTCCTCGCCTTTATCGCACCCAAAATCATCGGCGGCGCAGCGGCTCCGTCTCCCGTCGGCGATCTGGGTTTGACCCTGATGACCGAGGCGATCGCCCTTGAGCGCGTCCAGTGGCGGACGATTGGGCAAGACCTGCTGATCGAGGGCTACTTGCCGCGTTGACAGTCAGCATCACGTTCGTCGGATTCCGGCTCGAACTGATTGATTTCTGAAATCCACTCCCTGAACCCCTGCACCCGTTCTCGAACCGCTGCACACAGCCAGCCGTCGTATTGCGGATACACGGGCAAGCGGGGTACGAGTTGCCAGCCAGCAGGCTGAATCTGCGCTGCTAATTTCTGGGCGTTTGGATGGGCGTAGTCAGGATTCACTTCATCAATGGGGCTGATGCCGCCGAGATCGGTGGCTCCGGCGGCGAGGCAGTCCAGCAGGGTTTGGAGCGATACCAGGTTGGGGGGAATTTGGATCGCGATATCGGCGGGAAGAATCTGGCGGGCGATCGCCACCACCTCTGTCAGCCGCTCTAGCGAAAAGGGTTCGCCAATTTCCGCCTGCGAGGAGCCGGGGCTGTGGGGCTGCAAGATCACTTCCTGGATGTGGCCATAGCGGCGGTGGAGTTGGGCGATCGCTTCTAGCGTCCCTGCCCAGTCGTCCGCCGTTTCGCCAATGCCCAGCAGCAGCCCGGTGGTAAACGGAATTCGCAGTTCCCCGGCCCACGCAAGCTGTTGCAGTCGCACCTCCGGCTGTTTACTGGGCGCGTGGCGATGCACCGTCTGCATCAGGGCGGGCGTGACTTGCTCCAGCATCAGCCCCATCGAGGCGTTTACCTGTTTCAACTGCGCCAACTCCTCATAGCTCAGCGGGCCCGCGTTGGTGTGTGGCAAAAAGCCCAGCCGCAGCGCCAGTTCGCACAGGTCATAGATCCGCTGAAACCAGGCGGCGCGGCGACGGCTCTGGGGATGCACTTCGCCGCTGAGAATCAGCGCTTCGATCACGGAGCCACCGGGGAGCGATCGCAGCCTGGATTCTGCCTGTTCCAGCGACAGCCACCGATCCGTTCCAGGTTCGGCGCGAAAGTTGCAATAGGTGCAGCGATTAAAGCATTCGTAGGTCGGAACGAGCGTGTAGGACGGGCTGTAGGTAACGCGGCGCATTTGGACGGACGCTGGCGATGAGGTTGATCCGCATAAAGTTTGCAATACTGTGGACATGACCCATTGTGCGGCAGTGTCAGCGTTCATCAAATCTGCTCCTGTCCTAAGCATCCCATTGTCCTGATACAAACCCTTTCCCCACAATGCATCCCCTGCTCACGGGCCCGCTCACGCTCGAAAGCGTCACGGTTCGTATTGCCGACCTGCCGCCTTCCTGCGACGGACTGCGAATCGCCCAGCTTTCCGATTTTCACTATGACGGGCTGGGCCTATCGGATACCCTGCTGGAAGAGGCGATCGCCCTCGTCAACCGACTCCAGCCCGATTTGGTGGCGCTGACGGGCGATTTTGTCACCCATGACCCCAGCCCCATCGAGCCGCTGTCTGAGCATCTCAAGATGCTGCACAGCCGACTGGGAAGTTTTGCGGTGCTGGGCAACCACGATTCCTATCGGCCCGGCGCGGCGGATTATATTACTCGCACGCTCA contains:
- a CDS encoding homogentisate phytyltransferase — protein: MFHQMLHLLYLYTLNEFLMDDRSPKSASTASTALYAFWKFSRPHTIIGTTLSVAGIFAIARSQVAQPFSVSWEAVAIREAILMGIALFACLCGNVYIVGLNQLEDVDIDRINKPHLPLASGEFSRQQGWAIVATCGLLALMLAAGGGPWLLATVGLSLLIGTAYSLPPIRLKRFPVWASLCIFTVRGAIVNLGLFLHFSNVLGLPSDIPAEVWALTLFILGFTGAIALCKDIPDLEGDRRYHIRTFALSLGKRPVFRIVLGLISACYGGIIVAAPALSRASTGWLVATHGLALAALWWQQRQVNLDDRRAIARFYQFIWKLFFLEYLIFPSACWLIQQ
- a CDS encoding secondary thiamine-phosphate synthase enzyme YjbQ → MQHQQILRISTQGKTLQKVTAQVAQIVAESGIRTGLCNLFLRHTSASLIIQENADPDVLRDLETFLSKLVPEGYQYIHSAEGPDDMPAHIRTVLTHTSEQIPVGNGRLLLGTWQGIYIWEHRRHSHTRELVVHVWGE
- the ribD gene encoding bifunctional diaminohydroxyphosphoribosylaminopyrimidine deaminase/5-amino-6-(5-phosphoribosylamino)uracil reductase RibD; its protein translation is MRRCLELAQRARGKTAPNPMVGAVVVKDGQIVGEGFHPQAGQPHAEVFALREAGDRAAGATVYVNLEPCSHFGRTPPCADALIAAGVARVVVGMVDPNPQVAGRGLEKLRAAGIAVTVGVEEAACQALNEPFIYRVTHQTPLGILKYAMTLDGKIATTTGHSAWVTSPASRQVVHELRAGCDAVVIGGNTVRRDNPLLTSHGQGHNPLRVVMSRRLDLPADAKLWQTAETPTVVFTETGANPDVRQHLQKLGVEVVEQPDLTPAAVMADLYHRGAMAVLWECGGTLAAKAIADGSIQKVLAFIAPKIIGGAAAPSPVGDLGLTLMTEAIALERVQWRTIGQDLLIEGYLPR
- the cofG gene encoding 7,8-didemethyl-8-hydroxy-5-deazariboflavin synthase subunit CofG, with protein sequence MNADTAAQWVMSTVLQTLCGSTSSPASVQMRRVTYSPSYTLVPTYECFNRCTYCNFRAEPGTDRWLSLEQAESRLRSLPGGSVIEALILSGEVHPQSRRRAAWFQRIYDLCELALRLGFLPHTNAGPLSYEELAQLKQVNASMGLMLEQVTPALMQTVHRHAPSKQPEVRLQQLAWAGELRIPFTTGLLLGIGETADDWAGTLEAIAQLHRRYGHIQEVILQPHSPGSSQAEIGEPFSLERLTEVVAIARQILPADIAIQIPPNLVSLQTLLDCLAAGATDLGGISPIDEVNPDYAHPNAQKLAAQIQPAGWQLVPRLPVYPQYDGWLCAAVRERVQGFREWISEINQFEPESDERDADCQRGK
- the ahcY gene encoding adenosylhomocysteinase, which produces MTTTTQVKHEVKDLSLASLGKQRIEWAGREMPVLRQIQDRFAAEKPLAGIRLVACCHVTTETAHLAIALKNAGADALLIASNPLSTQDDVAASLVADYGIPVFAIKGEDNATYHRHVQTALDHRPNLIIDDGSDVVATLIQERQEQISDLIGTTEETTTGIVRLQAMLRDGVLTFPAMNVNDADTKHFFDNRYGTGQSTLDGIIRATNILLAGKTVVVAGYGWCGKGTALRARGMGANVIVTEIDPIKALEAVMDGFRVVPMAIAAPQGDLFITVTGNKHVIRGEHFDRMKDGAIICNSGHFDIEIDLVALKDRAAEIKTVRPFTEEYKLSNGKSVVVLGEGRLVNLAAAEGHPSAVMDMSFANQALACEYLVKNKGKLSPGLHSIPQEIDAEIARLKLQAMGIAIDALTPEQIEYINSWTSGT